One stretch of Actinacidiphila sp. DG2A-62 DNA includes these proteins:
- a CDS encoding MFS transporter: MAATSTTPGPAAGSTVPEAIHRRRWAILTVLLFSLLVVVLDNSILNVAMKTIAQPSPTGLGATQSELEWAINSYTLVFAGLLFTAGLLGDRLGRKKVLLFGMFVFGAGSALSAFAGSAGELIAWRGVMGLGGAFIMPATLAIIMNVFEREEQPRAIGIWAGVVGLAIAVGPITGGVLLQHFWWGSVFLVNVPIVIAGLIAMFVIVPDSKDPRPGKLDPVGVLTSIAGLVLLIYGIIKGGQYGDFTRPEVWVTSLAGVLVLAGFVWYESRSDHPALDVRYFKKRQFSASVAAIGLVFFALMGVTFFIVFYTQSVRGYSALQSGLLLLPLAAAQMVFAPRARILVDRIGARLVCAGGMALTGIAFLGFLLLGQSTPIWVLEVLFFLMGTAMAHVMPPATVMIMSSLPREKAGSGSAVNNTFRQVGGALGVAVLGSLMSTLYRNGIDDHLNALPPSARHAAGESIEATLGVADRLGPRGQSLVQPANDAFLHAMHITAAASAGVALFGALVALLFLPPKAAPEKAAPRDTEERDMVGAEQ; the protein is encoded by the coding sequence ATGGCTGCTACCTCGACGACTCCGGGCCCCGCCGCGGGCTCCACCGTTCCGGAGGCGATCCACCGACGCCGGTGGGCGATCCTCACCGTGCTGCTGTTCAGCCTGCTCGTAGTGGTGCTGGACAACTCCATCCTCAATGTGGCGATGAAGACGATCGCCCAGCCCTCCCCCACCGGCCTGGGCGCGACCCAGAGCGAGCTGGAGTGGGCGATCAACTCCTACACCCTGGTCTTCGCCGGCCTGCTGTTCACCGCGGGCCTGCTCGGCGACCGGCTCGGACGCAAGAAGGTGCTGCTCTTCGGCATGTTCGTGTTCGGCGCGGGCTCCGCGCTGTCCGCGTTCGCCGGCTCGGCGGGCGAACTCATCGCCTGGCGCGGAGTGATGGGCCTCGGCGGCGCGTTCATCATGCCCGCCACCCTCGCCATCATCATGAACGTCTTCGAGCGCGAGGAGCAGCCGCGCGCGATCGGCATCTGGGCCGGTGTAGTCGGCCTCGCGATCGCGGTCGGCCCGATCACCGGCGGCGTGCTGCTGCAGCACTTCTGGTGGGGCTCGGTCTTCCTGGTCAACGTCCCGATCGTGATCGCCGGTCTGATAGCGATGTTCGTCATCGTTCCGGACTCCAAGGACCCCAGGCCCGGCAAGCTCGACCCGGTCGGCGTGCTCACCTCGATCGCCGGCCTGGTGCTGCTGATCTACGGCATCATCAAGGGCGGCCAGTACGGCGACTTCACCCGCCCCGAGGTGTGGGTCACCTCCCTGGCCGGCGTGCTCGTGCTGGCCGGCTTCGTCTGGTACGAGTCGCGCAGCGACCACCCGGCGCTGGACGTCCGGTACTTCAAGAAGCGGCAGTTCTCCGCCTCCGTGGCGGCGATCGGCCTGGTCTTCTTCGCGCTGATGGGCGTGACGTTCTTCATCGTCTTCTACACCCAGTCCGTCCGCGGCTACAGCGCCCTGCAGTCCGGCCTGCTGCTGCTCCCGCTGGCCGCCGCGCAGATGGTCTTCGCGCCGCGCGCCCGGATACTCGTGGACCGGATCGGCGCCCGGCTGGTGTGCGCCGGCGGCATGGCGCTGACCGGCATCGCCTTCCTCGGCTTCCTGCTGCTCGGCCAGAGCACCCCGATCTGGGTGCTGGAGGTCCTGTTCTTCCTGATGGGCACGGCCATGGCGCACGTCATGCCGCCGGCCACCGTGATGATCATGTCCTCGCTGCCGCGGGAGAAGGCGGGCTCCGGCTCGGCGGTCAACAACACCTTCCGTCAGGTCGGCGGTGCGCTGGGCGTCGCGGTGCTCGGCTCGCTGATGTCCACGCTGTACCGCAACGGGATCGACGACCACCTGAACGCGCTGCCCCCGTCCGCCCGGCACGCCGCGGGCGAGTCGATCGAGGCCACGCTCGGCGTCGCGGACCGGCTCGGCCCGCGCGGCCAGTCGCTGGTGCAGCCCGCCAACGACGCGTTCCTGCACGCCATGCACATCACCGCGGCGGCCTCGGCCGGCGTGGCGCTCTTCGGCGCGCTGGTCGCGCTGCTCTTCCTGCCGCCCAAGGCCGCGCCCGAGAAGGCCGCGCCGCGCGACACCGAGGAACGCGACATGGTGGGTGCAGAGCAGTGA
- a CDS encoding TetR/AcrR family transcriptional regulator yields the protein MTSPHHPHHPAQEQESGARDTKDAAAAQVIAAGPGTGPDADAGCAALSVSASRRGRPRDAGVEQSVVDTVLRLVSEGTSFAELSMERIAREAGVGKATVYRRWPNKDALLLDVIAVAETAPPHKKRTGVLRTDLISAVEYIRQRSLAKRESALLRSILAQVHSNSVLWQRYHDTVVAKRRHLLMDLLEDGIASGEIRPDLGDDVDLLCDMVVGPVLARATLRPGAALPEDLAERVVDTLLTGMRPRP from the coding sequence GTGACCTCTCCGCACCACCCGCACCACCCCGCTCAGGAGCAGGAGTCCGGCGCCAGGGACACCAAGGACGCCGCCGCGGCCCAGGTCATCGCGGCGGGGCCGGGCACGGGGCCGGACGCGGACGCCGGGTGCGCAGCCCTCTCGGTGTCCGCGTCCCGGCGCGGCCGACCCCGGGACGCCGGCGTCGAGCAGAGCGTCGTGGACACCGTGCTGCGGCTGGTCTCGGAGGGGACGAGCTTCGCCGAGCTGTCGATGGAGCGCATCGCCCGCGAGGCCGGCGTCGGCAAGGCGACGGTCTACCGACGCTGGCCCAACAAGGACGCGCTGCTGCTCGACGTGATCGCCGTCGCGGAGACCGCGCCGCCCCACAAGAAGCGGACCGGCGTGCTGCGCACGGACCTGATCTCGGCCGTGGAGTACATCCGGCAGCGCAGCCTGGCCAAGCGGGAGTCGGCGCTGCTGCGGTCGATACTCGCGCAGGTGCACAGCAACAGCGTGCTCTGGCAGCGCTATCACGACACCGTGGTGGCCAAGCGCCGCCACCTGCTGATGGACCTGCTGGAGGACGGCATCGCCTCCGGGGAGATCCGCCCCGACCTGGGCGACGACGTGGACCTGCTGTGCGACATGGTGGTCGGCCCGGTCCTCGCCCGCGCCACCCTGCGTCCCGGCGCGGCCCTGCCCGAGGACCTGGCCGAACGCGTCGTGGACACGCTGCTCACCGGAATGAGGCCGCGCCCCTGA
- a CDS encoding endonuclease/exonuclease/phosphatase family protein has translation MWRRGIVTAALAVVLTLLLFLHSDIPNRIGNLGSLLETFLPWVGLAIPVLLAVAVARRSATALIALLLPIAVWLNLFGGLVAPKSASGGDLMVLTHNVNAENPDPDGTARDVAAAGADVVALEELAVSEQPRYVRDLKAAYPYHSVQGTVGLWSKYPISGVRAVDIRMGWTRAMRAAVATPHGTVAVYVAHLPSVRVKFDAGFTANQRDRAADALGHAIASEPLHSVVLLGDLNGTMNDRALASVTSQLRSTQGAAGNGFGFSWPASFPMARIDQILVKGVDPRSSWTLPRTGSDHLPVAARLQLP, from the coding sequence ATGTGGCGGCGCGGCATCGTCACCGCGGCCCTGGCCGTGGTGCTGACGCTGCTGCTGTTCCTGCACTCCGACATCCCCAACCGGATAGGGAATCTGGGCAGTCTGCTGGAGACGTTCCTGCCCTGGGTGGGGCTGGCGATCCCGGTGCTGCTGGCGGTCGCCGTGGCGCGCCGCTCGGCGACCGCGCTGATCGCGCTGCTGCTGCCGATCGCGGTGTGGCTGAACCTCTTCGGCGGTCTGGTCGCACCCAAGTCTGCCTCCGGCGGCGACCTCATGGTGCTGACGCACAACGTCAACGCCGAGAACCCCGACCCGGACGGCACCGCCCGCGACGTGGCCGCGGCGGGTGCGGACGTGGTGGCGCTGGAGGAGCTGGCGGTCAGCGAACAGCCGCGTTACGTCAGGGATCTCAAGGCGGCGTACCCGTACCACTCGGTGCAGGGCACGGTCGGGCTGTGGAGCAAGTACCCGATCAGTGGGGTGCGGGCGGTGGATATCCGGATGGGCTGGACCCGGGCGATGCGCGCCGCGGTCGCCACCCCGCACGGCACGGTCGCGGTCTATGTGGCCCATCTGCCGTCGGTACGGGTGAAGTTCGACGCCGGGTTCACCGCGAATCAGCGGGACCGGGCCGCGGACGCGCTCGGGCACGCCATAGCGTCCGAGCCGCTGCACAGCGTGGTGCTGCTCGGCGACCTCAACGGCACCATGAACGACCGGGCGCTGGCGTCGGTGACCTCGCAGCTGCGCTCGACCCAGGGCGCGGCGGGCAACGGCTTCGGCTTCAGCTGGCCGGCGTCCTTCCCGATGGCCAGGATCGACCAGATCCTGGTCAAGGGCGTCGACCCGCGGTCCTCGTGGACCCTGCCGAGGACGGGCAGCGACCACCTCCCGGTCGCCGCCCGCCTGCAACTGCCGTAG
- a CDS encoding NAD+ synthase, with protein MLHQGRVALRFAKHHLPNYGVFDEFRYFVPGDTMPVVRVRGVDVALAICEDLWQDGGRVPGAREAGAGLLLSINASPYERDKDDTRLELVRRRAAEAGCTLAYLAMVGGQDELVFDGDTIVVDREGGVIARAAQFHEESVVLDLDLPAAKGTAPSGQVADGMRVQHVTLSDKPVKQHKKEFPGRQAEPLGYEAEVYGALVTGLRAYVRKNGFRSVLIGLSGGIDSALVAAIACDAIGADNVHGVSMPSAYSSEHSKGDAAELAHRTGLHLRTVPIAPMFDAYMDALKLTGLAEENLQSRLRGVTLMAISNQEGHIVLAPGNKSELAVGYSTLYGDSVGAYGPIKDVYKTLVYRLARWRNDDAAARGQVPPIPENSISKPPSAELRPGQVDTDSLPDYDVLDRVLELYVDRDQGREAIVAAGFDPELVTRVLKLTDTAEYKRRQYPPGTKISPKGFGKDRRLPITDLWREGEGPQRS; from the coding sequence GTGCTGCACCAGGGCCGCGTCGCGCTGCGCTTCGCCAAGCACCACCTGCCCAACTACGGCGTCTTCGACGAGTTCCGCTACTTCGTGCCCGGCGACACCATGCCGGTGGTCCGGGTCCGCGGCGTCGACGTGGCGCTGGCGATCTGCGAGGACCTGTGGCAGGACGGCGGCCGGGTGCCCGGCGCCCGCGAGGCCGGCGCCGGGCTGCTGCTGTCGATCAACGCCTCCCCGTACGAGCGGGACAAGGACGACACCCGGCTGGAGCTGGTCCGCCGGCGGGCCGCCGAGGCCGGCTGCACGCTCGCCTACCTGGCCATGGTCGGCGGCCAGGACGAGCTGGTCTTCGACGGCGACACGATCGTGGTCGACCGGGAGGGCGGCGTGATCGCGCGCGCCGCGCAGTTCCACGAGGAGAGCGTGGTCCTCGACCTCGACCTGCCGGCGGCGAAGGGCACCGCCCCCAGCGGCCAGGTCGCCGACGGGATGCGGGTCCAGCACGTCACGCTCTCCGACAAGCCGGTCAAGCAGCACAAGAAGGAGTTCCCCGGCCGGCAGGCCGAACCGCTGGGCTACGAGGCCGAGGTCTACGGCGCGCTGGTCACCGGCCTGCGCGCCTACGTCCGCAAGAACGGCTTCCGCTCGGTGCTGATCGGCCTGTCCGGCGGCATCGACTCCGCGCTGGTCGCCGCCATCGCCTGCGACGCGATCGGCGCCGACAACGTCCACGGCGTGTCGATGCCCTCCGCCTACTCCTCCGAGCACTCCAAGGGCGACGCGGCGGAACTCGCCCACCGCACCGGCCTGCACCTGCGCACCGTGCCCATCGCGCCGATGTTCGACGCCTACATGGACGCGCTGAAGCTGACCGGGCTGGCCGAGGAGAACCTCCAGTCGCGGCTGCGCGGCGTGACGCTGATGGCCATCTCCAACCAGGAGGGCCACATCGTGCTCGCGCCGGGCAACAAGAGCGAGCTGGCGGTGGGCTACTCCACCCTCTACGGCGACTCGGTCGGCGCGTACGGGCCGATCAAGGACGTCTACAAGACGCTGGTCTACCGGCTGGCCCGCTGGCGCAACGACGACGCGGCGGCCCGCGGCCAGGTCCCGCCGATCCCGGAGAACTCCATCTCCAAGCCGCCGAGCGCCGAACTGCGCCCCGGCCAGGTCGACACCGACTCGCTGCCGGACTACGACGTGCTGGACCGGGTGCTGGAGCTGTACGTGGACCGCGACCAGGGCCGCGAGGCGATCGTCGCGGCCGGCTTCGACCCGGAGCTGGTGACGCGGGTGCTGAAGCTCACCGACACCGCCGAGTACAAGCGGCGGCAGTACCCGCCGGGCACCAAGATCTCGCCGAAGGGCTTCGGCAAGGACCGCCGGCTGCCGATCACCGACCTGTGGCGCGAGGGCGAGGGCCCGCAGCGCTCGTAG
- the panB gene encoding 3-methyl-2-oxobutanoate hydroxymethyltransferase: protein MTQLPAAQKTPAASSGTDNPKALYGGSGTRRITVRDLALAKERGEKWPMLTAYDAMTASVFDEAGIPVLLVGDSMGNCHLGFDTTVPVTLDHMAMLAAAVVRGTSRALIVGDLTFGSYQEGPVQALRSATRLVKEAGVGAVKLEGGERSLAQTEAIVQAGIPVMAHLGLTPQSVNTLGYRVQGRGDEAAHQLIRDAKAAQEAGAFAVVLELVPAEVAAEVTASLHIPTIGIGAGPHTDAQVLVWTDMAGMTSGKVPRFTKQYADLRRVLGDAAKAYADEVVGGAFPAEQHTFH from the coding sequence ATGACGCAACTTCCTGCTGCCCAGAAGACGCCCGCGGCGTCCTCCGGCACGGACAACCCCAAGGCGCTCTACGGGGGCTCGGGAACCCGCCGCATCACCGTGCGGGACCTGGCGCTGGCCAAGGAGCGCGGCGAGAAGTGGCCGATGCTCACCGCCTACGACGCGATGACCGCCTCGGTGTTCGACGAGGCCGGCATCCCGGTGCTGCTCGTCGGCGACTCGATGGGCAACTGTCACCTGGGCTTCGACACCACCGTCCCGGTGACGCTGGACCACATGGCGATGCTGGCCGCCGCCGTGGTCCGCGGCACCAGCCGGGCGCTGATCGTGGGCGACCTGACCTTCGGGTCGTACCAGGAGGGCCCGGTCCAGGCGCTGCGCAGCGCGACCCGGCTGGTCAAGGAGGCCGGGGTCGGCGCGGTGAAGCTGGAGGGCGGCGAGCGCTCGCTGGCCCAGACCGAGGCGATCGTGCAGGCCGGCATCCCGGTCATGGCGCACTTGGGCCTGACCCCGCAGTCCGTCAACACGCTCGGCTACCGGGTGCAGGGCCGCGGCGACGAGGCGGCGCACCAGCTGATCCGCGACGCCAAGGCGGCGCAGGAGGCCGGCGCGTTCGCGGTGGTGCTGGAGCTGGTGCCGGCCGAGGTGGCGGCCGAGGTCACCGCCTCGCTGCACATCCCGACGATCGGCATCGGCGCGGGTCCCCACACCGACGCGCAGGTCCTGGTGTGGACGGACATGGCCGGGATGACGTCGGGGAAGGTGCCGCGCTTCACCAAGCAGTACGCCGACCTGCGGCGGGTGCTCGGCGACGCGGCGAAGGCGTACGCGGACGAGGTGGTCGGCGGGGCGTTCCCCGCGGAGCAGCACACGTTCCACTGA
- a CDS encoding sigma-70 family RNA polymerase sigma factor: MARSAPPELDRRRSVRQDAAVDGPPLEPPDPAGPPSGPSSGPQPEEELMRALYREHAGALFAYVLRLVAGDRFLAEDVVQETLLRAWKSAASLDPSARSLRPWLVTVARRIVIDTHRSRSARPQETSPAALEQMPAHDEIERSLRLMTISDAFQDLTAAHRQALVETYFRGRTVSEAAQELGLPPGTVRSRVFYALRALRNALEERGVTTS; encoded by the coding sequence ATGGCCCGGTCCGCGCCACCCGAACTCGACCGGCGGCGGTCCGTACGGCAGGATGCCGCCGTGGACGGACCACCCCTGGAGCCTCCCGACCCGGCCGGCCCGCCGTCCGGGCCCTCGTCGGGTCCGCAGCCCGAGGAAGAGCTCATGCGGGCCCTGTACCGGGAGCATGCGGGCGCGCTGTTCGCGTATGTGCTGCGCCTGGTCGCCGGCGACCGCTTCCTCGCCGAGGACGTGGTGCAGGAGACGCTACTGCGCGCCTGGAAGAGCGCCGCGAGCCTGGACCCGTCGGCGCGCTCGCTGCGCCCGTGGCTGGTGACGGTGGCCCGCAGGATCGTGATCGACACCCACCGCAGCCGCAGCGCCCGCCCCCAGGAGACGTCGCCCGCCGCCTTGGAGCAGATGCCGGCGCACGACGAGATCGAGCGCTCGCTGCGGCTGATGACCATCTCCGACGCGTTCCAGGATCTCACCGCCGCCCACCGCCAGGCGCTGGTCGAGACGTACTTCCGCGGCCGTACGGTCAGCGAGGCGGCGCAGGAGCTCGGGCTGCCGCCGGGGACCGTCAGGTCCCGGGTGTTCTACGCACTGCGCGCGCTGCGGAACGCGCTGGAGGAGAGAGGGGTGACGACCTCGTGA
- a CDS encoding anti-sigma factor family protein → MNPHVDVGAYLLGALDDAEMTAFEEHLAECDACGRELDELSGVLPALQELREDGVGPVAGTFAGAGGGTGGRTGGPGAAGGFAAAVADGSAFAGPPSGDGLLERLLATVANERRTRRRRRLVAMAAAAVLVVGGPAIAVVATSDDGHGTPAASADWKASDRGTGVSADVAISDRAWGSAVDLKLTGVYGPKICRLEAVGFDGGKQTAATWSVPPDGYGTRHHPLPLTVHGASGLHKDAISRFDVRASDGTLLVSIPDRSSPPSDEPRRQTGE, encoded by the coding sequence GTGAACCCGCATGTGGACGTGGGCGCCTACCTGCTCGGCGCGCTGGACGACGCGGAGATGACGGCGTTCGAGGAGCACCTCGCCGAGTGCGACGCGTGCGGGCGGGAACTGGACGAGCTGAGCGGCGTGCTGCCGGCGCTCCAGGAGCTGCGCGAGGACGGCGTCGGCCCGGTCGCGGGCACCTTCGCCGGTGCGGGCGGCGGTACGGGCGGCCGTACGGGCGGGCCGGGCGCCGCGGGCGGCTTCGCCGCGGCGGTCGCGGACGGCTCGGCGTTCGCCGGCCCGCCCAGCGGCGACGGCCTGCTGGAGCGGCTGCTGGCCACCGTCGCGAACGAGCGCAGGACCCGCAGGCGCCGCCGCCTGGTCGCGATGGCCGCGGCCGCGGTGCTGGTGGTCGGCGGCCCGGCGATCGCGGTCGTGGCGACCTCGGACGACGGCCACGGCACGCCCGCGGCCTCGGCGGACTGGAAGGCCAGCGACCGCGGCACCGGCGTCTCCGCGGACGTCGCGATCAGCGACCGCGCCTGGGGATCGGCGGTGGACCTGAAGCTGACCGGCGTCTACGGGCCGAAGATCTGCCGCCTGGAGGCCGTCGGCTTCGACGGCGGCAAGCAGACCGCGGCCACCTGGTCGGTGCCTCCGGACGGCTACGGCACCCGGCACCACCCCCTGCCGCTGACCGTGCACGGCGCGTCCGGGCTGCACAAGGACGCGATCAGCCGGTTCGACGTGCGCGCCTCGGACGGCACGCTGCTGGTGAGCATCCCGGACCGCAGCTCGCCGCCGAGCGACGAGCCGCGCCGCCAGACCGGGGAGTGA